Proteins encoded within one genomic window of [Enterobacter] lignolyticus SCF1:
- the rpoB gene encoding DNA-directed RNA polymerase subunit beta, whose product MVYSYTEKKRIRKDFGKRPQVLDVPYLLSIQLDSFQKFIEQDPEGQYGLEAAFRSVFPIASYSGNSELQYVSYRLGEPVFDVQECQIRGVTYSAPLRVKLRLVIYEREAPEGTVKDIKEQEVYMGEIPLMTDNGTFVINGTERVIVSQLHRSPGVFFDSDKGKTHSSGKVLYNARIIPYRGSWLDFEFDPKDNLFVRIDRRRKLPATIILRALNYTTEQILDLFFEKVVFEIRDNKLQMELLPERLRGETASFDIEANGKIYVEKGRRITARHIRQLEKDEIKHIEVPVEYIAGKVAAKDYVDESTGELICPANMELSLDLLAKLSQSGHKRIETLFTNDLDHGPYMSETVRVDPTNDRLSALVEIYRMMRPGEPPTREAAESLFENLFFSEDRYDLSAVGRMKFNRSLLRDEIEGSGILSKADIIDVMKKLIDIRNGKGEVDDIDHLGNRRIRSVGEMAENQFRVGLVRVERAVKERLSLGDLDTLMPQDMINAKPISAAVKEFFGSSQLSQFMDQNNPLSEITHKRRISALGPGGLTRERAGFEVRDVHPTHYGRVCPIETPEGPNIGLINSLSVYAQTNEYGFLETPYRKVTDGVVTDEIHYLSAIEEGNYVIAQANSNLDDDGHFVEDLVTCRSKGESSLFSRDQVDYMDVSTQQVVSVGASLIPFLEHDDANRALMGANMQRQAVPTLRADKPLVGTGMERAVAVDSGVTAVAKRGGLVQYVDASRIVIKVNEDEMYPGEAGIDIYNLTKYTRSNQNTCINQMPCVSLGEPVERGDVLADGPSTDLGELALGQNMRVAFMPWNGYNFEDSILVSERVVQEDRFTTIHIQELACVSRDTKLGPEEITADIPNVGEAALSKLDESGIVYIGAEVTGGDILVGKVTPKGETQLTPEEKLLRAIFGEKASDVKDSSLRVPNGVSGTVIDVQVFTRDGVEKDKRALEIEEMQLKQAKKDLSEELQILEAGLFSRIYAVLVSGGVEAEKLDKLPRDRWLELGLTDEEKQNQLEQLAEQYDELKHEFEKKLEAKRRKITQGDDLAPGVLKIVKVYLAVKRQIQPGDKMAGRHGNKGVISKINPIEDMPHDANGTPVDIVLNPLGVPSRMNIGQILETHLGMAAKGIGDKINAMLKQQQEVAKLREFIQRAYDLGADVRQKVDLSTFSDEEVLRLAENLRKGMPIATPVFDGAKEAEIKELLQLGDLPTSGQITLFDGRTGEQFERPVTVGYMYMLKLNHLVDDKMHARSTGSYSLVTQQPLGGKAQFGGQRFGEMEVWALEAYGAAYTLQEMLTVKSDDVNGRTKMYKNIVDGNHQMEPGMPESFNVLLKEIRSLGINIELEDE is encoded by the coding sequence ATGGTTTACTCCTATACCGAGAAAAAACGTATTCGTAAGGATTTTGGTAAACGTCCACAAGTACTGGATGTGCCATATCTCCTTTCTATCCAGCTTGACTCGTTCCAGAAGTTTATCGAGCAAGATCCTGAAGGTCAGTACGGTCTGGAAGCGGCTTTCCGCTCCGTGTTCCCTATTGCGAGCTATAGCGGCAATTCTGAGCTGCAGTATGTTAGCTATCGCCTGGGCGAGCCGGTATTTGACGTTCAGGAATGTCAGATCCGTGGCGTGACCTATTCCGCCCCGCTGCGCGTTAAGCTGCGTCTGGTGATCTACGAGCGTGAAGCGCCGGAAGGCACCGTAAAAGACATTAAAGAACAAGAAGTCTACATGGGCGAAATTCCGCTCATGACCGATAACGGTACCTTTGTCATCAACGGTACTGAGCGTGTTATCGTTTCTCAGCTGCACCGTAGCCCTGGCGTCTTCTTTGACAGCGACAAGGGTAAAACCCACTCTTCGGGTAAAGTGCTGTATAACGCGCGTATTATCCCTTACCGCGGCTCCTGGCTGGACTTCGAATTCGATCCGAAAGACAACCTGTTCGTTCGTATCGACCGTCGTCGTAAACTGCCTGCGACCATTATTCTGCGTGCGCTGAATTACACCACCGAGCAGATCCTCGATCTGTTCTTCGAGAAAGTGGTCTTTGAAATCCGCGACAACAAGCTGCAGATGGAGCTGTTGCCGGAACGCCTGCGTGGCGAAACCGCGTCGTTCGACATCGAAGCCAACGGTAAAATCTACGTTGAGAAAGGTCGTCGTATCACTGCGCGCCACATCCGCCAGCTGGAAAAAGATGAAATCAAACACATCGAAGTTCCGGTTGAGTACATCGCAGGTAAGGTTGCCGCTAAAGATTACGTTGATGAATCTACCGGCGAGCTGATCTGCCCGGCGAACATGGAGCTGAGCCTGGATCTGCTGGCGAAGCTGAGCCAGTCCGGCCACAAGCGCATTGAGACCCTGTTCACCAACGATCTGGACCACGGCCCGTACATGTCTGAAACCGTACGCGTCGACCCGACCAACGATCGTCTGAGCGCGCTGGTAGAAATCTACCGCATGATGCGCCCGGGTGAGCCGCCGACTCGCGAAGCGGCTGAAAGCCTGTTTGAGAACCTGTTCTTCTCCGAAGACCGCTATGACCTGTCTGCGGTCGGCCGCATGAAGTTCAACCGTTCTCTGCTGCGCGACGAAATCGAAGGCTCCGGCATTCTGAGCAAAGCTGACATCATCGACGTGATGAAGAAGCTTATCGATATCCGTAACGGCAAGGGCGAAGTGGACGATATCGACCACCTCGGCAACCGTCGTATCCGTTCCGTTGGCGAAATGGCGGAAAACCAGTTCCGCGTTGGCCTGGTGCGTGTAGAGCGTGCGGTGAAAGAGCGTCTGTCTCTGGGCGATCTGGATACCCTGATGCCTCAGGACATGATCAACGCCAAGCCGATTTCCGCGGCGGTGAAAGAGTTCTTCGGTTCCAGCCAGCTGTCCCAGTTCATGGACCAGAACAACCCGCTGTCTGAGATTACGCACAAGCGTCGTATCTCTGCACTCGGCCCAGGCGGTCTGACCCGTGAGCGCGCAGGCTTCGAAGTTCGAGACGTACACCCGACTCACTACGGTCGCGTATGTCCAATCGAAACCCCTGAAGGTCCGAACATCGGTCTGATCAACTCCCTGTCCGTGTACGCACAGACGAACGAATACGGTTTCCTGGAAACCCCGTATCGTAAAGTGACCGACGGCGTTGTGACCGACGAAATTCATTACCTGTCTGCTATCGAAGAAGGCAACTACGTTATCGCTCAGGCGAACTCCAACCTGGATGACGACGGCCACTTCGTAGAAGATCTGGTTACCTGCCGTAGCAAAGGCGAATCCAGCCTGTTCAGCCGCGACCAGGTCGACTACATGGACGTATCCACCCAGCAGGTGGTATCCGTCGGTGCGTCCCTGATCCCGTTCCTGGAACACGATGACGCCAACCGTGCATTGATGGGTGCGAACATGCAACGTCAGGCGGTCCCGACCCTGCGCGCTGATAAGCCGCTGGTAGGTACCGGTATGGAACGTGCTGTTGCCGTTGACTCCGGTGTAACTGCGGTTGCGAAACGCGGCGGTCTGGTGCAGTACGTGGATGCGTCCCGTATCGTTATCAAAGTTAACGAAGACGAGATGTACCCGGGCGAAGCAGGTATCGACATCTATAACCTGACCAAATACACCCGTTCTAACCAGAACACCTGCATCAACCAGATGCCGTGTGTCTCTCTGGGTGAGCCGGTTGAGCGCGGCGACGTGTTGGCTGACGGTCCGTCCACCGACCTCGGTGAACTGGCGCTCGGTCAGAACATGCGCGTAGCGTTCATGCCGTGGAACGGCTACAACTTCGAAGACTCCATCCTCGTCTCCGAGCGTGTGGTTCAGGAAGATCGTTTCACCACCATTCACATCCAGGAACTGGCGTGCGTGTCCCGTGACACCAAGCTGGGGCCGGAAGAGATCACCGCTGATATCCCGAACGTGGGTGAAGCTGCGCTCTCTAAACTGGACGAATCCGGTATCGTTTACATCGGTGCGGAAGTGACCGGCGGCGACATTCTGGTCGGTAAGGTAACGCCGAAAGGTGAAACCCAGCTGACGCCAGAAGAGAAACTGCTGCGCGCGATCTTCGGTGAGAAAGCGTCTGACGTTAAAGACTCTTCTCTGCGCGTGCCGAACGGTGTTTCCGGTACCGTTATCGACGTTCAGGTCTTCACTCGCGACGGCGTTGAGAAAGACAAACGCGCGCTGGAAATCGAAGAAATGCAGCTCAAGCAGGCGAAGAAAGACCTGTCTGAAGAACTGCAGATCCTCGAAGCGGGTCTGTTCAGCCGTATCTATGCGGTGCTGGTTTCCGGCGGCGTTGAAGCCGAGAAGCTGGACAAACTGCCGCGCGATCGCTGGCTGGAACTGGGCCTGACCGACGAAGAGAAACAGAATCAGCTGGAACAGCTGGCTGAGCAGTATGACGAACTGAAGCACGAGTTCGAGAAGAAACTCGAAGCGAAACGCCGCAAAATCACTCAGGGCGACGATCTGGCACCGGGCGTGCTGAAGATTGTTAAGGTCTATCTGGCCGTTAAACGTCAGATCCAGCCGGGTGATAAGATGGCGGGCCGTCACGGTAACAAGGGTGTTATCTCTAAGATCAACCCGATCGAAGATATGCCGCACGATGCTAACGGTACGCCGGTAGATATCGTACTGAACCCGCTGGGCGTACCGTCTCGTATGAACATCGGTCAGATTCTGGAAACCCACCTGGGTATGGCTGCGAAAGGCATCGGCGACAAGATCAACGCCATGCTGAAACAGCAGCAGGAAGTCGCGAAACTGCGCGAGTTCATCCAGCGTGCGTACGATCTGGGCGCTGACGTTCGTCAGAAAGTCGACCTGAGCACCTTCAGCGATGAAGAAGTTCTGCGTCTGGCGGAAAACCTGCGTAAAGGTATGCCGATCGCAACGCCGGTATTCGACGGTGCGAAAGAAGCGGAAATCAAAGAGCTGCTGCAGCTGGGCGACCTGCCGACCTCCGGTCAGATCACCCTGTTTGACGGCCGTACCGGTGAACAGTTCGAGCGTCCGGTAACCGTAGGTTACATGTACATGCTGAAACTGAACCACCTGGTCGACGACAAAATGCACGCTCGTTCCACCGGTTCCTACAGCCTGGTTACCCAGCAGCCGCTGGGTGGTAAGGCGCAGTTCGGTGGTCAGCGCTTCGGTGAGATGGAAGTGTGGGCGCTGGAAGCATACGGCGCAGCCTACACCCTGCAGGAAATGCTTACCGTTAAGTCTGATGACGTGAACGGTCGTACCAAGATGTATAAGAACATCGTGGACGGCAACCATCAGATGGAACCGGGCATGCCGGAATCCTTCAACGTACTGTTGAAAGAGATCCGTTCGCTGGGTATCAACATCGAACTGGAAGACGAGTAA
- the rplL gene encoding 50S ribosomal protein L7/L12 → MSITKDQIIEAVAAMSVMDVVELISAMEEKFGVSAAAAVAVAAGPAAEAAEEKTEFDVILKAAGANKVAVIKAVRGATGLGLKEAKDLVESAPAALKEGVSKDDAEALKKSLEEAGAEVEVK, encoded by the coding sequence ATGTCTATCACTAAAGATCAAATCATTGAAGCAGTTGCCGCTATGTCCGTAATGGACGTTGTAGAACTGATCTCTGCAATGGAAGAAAAATTCGGTGTTTCCGCTGCTGCTGCTGTAGCTGTTGCTGCAGGCCCGGCTGCTGAAGCTGCTGAAGAAAAAACTGAGTTCGACGTAATTCTGAAAGCCGCTGGCGCTAACAAAGTTGCTGTTATCAAAGCAGTACGTGGCGCAACTGGCCTGGGTCTGAAAGAAGCTAAAGACCTGGTAGAATCTGCTCCGGCCGCTCTGAAAGAAGGCGTGAGCAAAGATGACGCTGAAGCTCTGAAAAAATCTCTGGAAGAAGCTGGCGCTGAAGTTGAAGTTAAATAA
- the rplJ gene encoding 50S ribosomal protein L10, whose amino-acid sequence MALNLQDKQAIVAEVSEVAKGALSAVVADSRGVTVDKMTELRKAGREAGVYMRVVRNTLLRRVVEGTQFECLKDAFVGPTLIAYSMEHPGAAARLFKEFAKANAKFEVKAAAFEGELIPASQIDRLATLPTYEEAIARLMATMKEASAGKLVRTLAAVRDAKEAA is encoded by the coding sequence ATGGCTTTAAATCTTCAAGACAAACAAGCGATTGTTGCTGAAGTCAGCGAAGTAGCCAAAGGCGCGCTGTCTGCAGTAGTTGCGGATTCCCGTGGCGTGACTGTAGATAAAATGACTGAACTGCGTAAAGCAGGTCGCGAAGCCGGCGTTTACATGCGTGTTGTTCGCAACACCCTGCTGCGCCGTGTTGTTGAAGGTACTCAGTTCGAGTGCCTGAAAGACGCGTTTGTTGGTCCGACCCTGATTGCATACTCTATGGAACACCCGGGCGCTGCCGCTCGTCTGTTCAAAGAGTTCGCGAAAGCGAATGCAAAATTTGAGGTCAAAGCCGCTGCCTTTGAAGGTGAGCTGATCCCGGCGTCTCAGATCGACCGCCTGGCAACTCTGCCGACATACGAAGAAGCAATTGCACGCCTGATGGCAACCATGAAAGAAGCTTCGGCTGGCAAACTGGTTCGTACTCTGGCTGCTGTACGCGATGCGAAAGAAGCTGCTTAA
- the rplA gene encoding 50S ribosomal protein L1 → MAKLTKRMRVIREKVDATKQYDINEAISLLKELATAKFTESVDVAVNLGIDARKSDQNVRGATVLPHGTGRSVRVAVFTQGPNAEAAKAAGAELVGMEDLADQIKKGEMNFDVVIASPDAMRVVGQLGQVLGPRGLMPNPKVGTVTPNVAEAVKNAKAGQVRYRNDKNGIIHTTIGKVDFDADKLKENLEALLVALKKAKPTQAKGVYIKKISISTTMGAGVAVDQAGLSASAN, encoded by the coding sequence ATGGCTAAACTGACCAAGCGCATGCGCGTGATCCGTGAGAAAGTTGATGCAACTAAACAGTACGACATCAACGAAGCTATCTCTCTGCTGAAAGAGCTGGCCACCGCTAAATTTACCGAAAGCGTAGACGTTGCTGTCAACCTCGGTATCGACGCTCGTAAATCTGACCAGAACGTACGTGGTGCAACTGTACTGCCGCACGGTACTGGCCGTTCTGTCCGCGTAGCCGTATTTACCCAGGGCCCGAACGCTGAAGCTGCTAAAGCAGCTGGCGCTGAGCTGGTAGGTATGGAAGATCTGGCTGACCAGATCAAGAAAGGCGAAATGAACTTTGACGTTGTTATTGCTTCCCCGGATGCAATGCGCGTTGTTGGCCAGCTGGGCCAGGTTCTGGGTCCGCGCGGCCTGATGCCAAACCCGAAAGTGGGTACCGTAACTCCGAACGTTGCTGAAGCGGTTAAAAACGCTAAAGCAGGTCAGGTTCGTTACCGTAACGACAAAAACGGCATCATCCACACCACCATCGGTAAAGTGGACTTTGACGCTGACAAACTGAAAGAAAACCTGGAAGCTCTGCTGGTTGCGCTGAAAAAAGCTAAACCGACTCAGGCGAAAGGCGTGTACATCAAGAAAATCAGCATCTCCACCACCATGGGTGCTGGCGTTGCCGTTGATCAGGCTGGTCTGAGCGCTTCTGCGAACTAA
- the rplK gene encoding 50S ribosomal protein L11, whose product MAKKVQAYVKLQVAAGMANPSPPVGPALGQQGVNIMEFCKAFNAKTDSMEKGLPIPVVITVYADRSFTFVTKTPPAAVLLKKAAGIKSGSGKPNKEKVGKISRAQLQEIAQTKAADMTGADIEAMTRSIEGTARSMGLVVED is encoded by the coding sequence ATGGCTAAGAAAGTACAAGCCTATGTCAAGCTGCAGGTTGCAGCTGGTATGGCTAACCCGAGCCCACCGGTAGGTCCGGCTCTGGGTCAGCAGGGCGTAAACATCATGGAATTCTGCAAAGCGTTCAACGCCAAAACTGATTCCATGGAAAAAGGTCTGCCGATTCCGGTAGTTATCACTGTTTACGCTGACCGTTCTTTCACTTTCGTAACCAAGACTCCGCCGGCTGCCGTTCTGCTGAAGAAAGCTGCAGGCATCAAGTCTGGTTCCGGTAAGCCGAACAAAGAGAAAGTTGGTAAAATTTCTCGCGCTCAGCTGCAGGAAATCGCGCAGACTAAAGCTGCCGACATGACCGGTGCCGACATTGAAGCGATGACTCGCTCAATCGAAGGTACTGCGCGTTCCATGGGCCTGGTAGTGGAGGACTAA
- the nusG gene encoding transcription termination/antitermination protein NusG, which produces MSEAPKKRWYVVQAFSGFEGRVATSLREHIKLHNMEELFGEVMVPTEEVVEIRGGQRRKSERKFFPGYVLVQMVMNDASWHLVRSVPRVMGFIGGTSDRPAPISDKEVDAIMNRLQQVGDKPRPKTLFEPGEMVRVNDGPFADFNGVVEEVDYEKSRLKVSVSIFGRATPVELDFSQVEKA; this is translated from the coding sequence GGTACGTCGTTCAGGCGTTTTCCGGTTTTGAAGGCCGCGTAGCTACGTCGCTGCGCGAGCATATCAAATTACACAATATGGAAGAGTTGTTTGGTGAAGTCATGGTGCCGACCGAAGAAGTGGTCGAAATCCGTGGCGGCCAGCGCCGCAAGAGCGAGCGCAAATTCTTCCCGGGCTACGTACTGGTTCAGATGGTGATGAATGACGCCAGCTGGCACCTGGTGCGCAGCGTACCTCGCGTAATGGGCTTCATCGGTGGTACCTCCGATCGTCCGGCGCCGATCAGCGACAAAGAAGTCGATGCGATTATGAACCGCCTGCAGCAGGTGGGGGATAAGCCGCGTCCGAAAACGCTGTTTGAGCCAGGTGAAATGGTTCGCGTTAATGACGGTCCGTTTGCTGACTTCAACGGCGTGGTGGAAGAGGTGGACTACGAGAAGTCCCGCCTGAAAGTCTCCGTTTCTATCTTCGGCCGTGCAACGCCGGTAGAGCTGGATTTCAGCCAGGTTGAAAAAGCATAA